In Malus sylvestris chromosome 16, drMalSylv7.2, whole genome shotgun sequence, the following are encoded in one genomic region:
- the LOC126608310 gene encoding U3 small nucleolar RNA-associated protein 21 homolog, translating into MGIFEPFRAIGYTTSSVPFSVQRLGTETFVTVSVGKAFQIYNCAKLSLVLVGPQLPKKIRALACYRDYTFAAYGNEIAVFKRAHQVATWCSHSTKVNSLLLFGEHILSVDVEGHLFIWAFKGIDENHSPIGHVMLDNNFSPSCIMHPDTYLNKIIIGSQEGSLQLWNISAKKKLYEFKGWNSSICSCVSSPALDVIAVGCADGNIHVHNIRYDEELVTFSHSTRGAVTALSFSTDGQPLLASGGSSGVISIWNLEKRRLQSVIRDAHDGSVLSLHFLVNEPVLMSSSSDNSIKMWIFDTTDGDPRLLRFRSGHSAPPQCIRFYANGRHILSAGQDRAFRLFSVIQDQQSRELSQRHISKRAKKLKMKEEEIKLKPVIAFDCAEIRERDWCNVVTCHMDTAQAYVWRLQNFVLGEHILKPRPENPTPVKACAISACGNFAILGTADGWVERFNLQSGISRGSYTDTSERGSFAHDGEVVGIACDSTNTVMISAGYHGDIKVWNFKGRDVKSRWEVGCSVVKIVYNRLNGLLAVVADDLIIRLFDVVASRMVRKFEGHMDRITDMCFSEDGKWLLSSSMDGSLRVWDVILARQIDALHVDVAITALSLSPNMDVLATAHVDQNGVYLWVNQSMFSGASKVDSYASGKEVRNVKLPSISSTKGSLEEDSDEPIVDHPESKDAPAFTTLDLQIPDLVTLSLLPKSQWQSLINLDTIKERNKPIEPPKKPERAPFFLPSIPSFSGEILFTGLENEEAKGDDVEHTRIKSGLAPSQFLQHLQSSAEMKNFSAFTDYIKSLSPSTLDMELRMLQIVDDEDEEELESRPELLSIELLLDYFIHETWCRNNFDFVQAVIKVFLKIHGETIRCQSRLQDKARELLDIQCKTWQRVEKLFQSTSCVVAFLSNSRF; encoded by the exons atggGAATATTCGAGCCGTTCAGAGCAATCGGCTACACAACCAGCTCCGTCCCCTTCTCTGTTCAGCGGCTCGGCACCGAAACCTTCGTCACTGTCTCCGTCGGCAAGGCTTTCCAGATTTACAAC TGCGCAAAGCTCAGTCTCGTCCTCGTTG GTCCACAATTGCCGAAGAAGATTCGAGCTCTTGCTTGCTACCGTGATTATACATTTGCTGCATATGGGAATGAGATAGCCGTTTTTAAACGAGCTCATCAG GTAGCAACATGGTGCAGCCATAGTACCAAGGTCAATTCGTTGCTATTGTTTGGAGAGCATATCCTAAGTGTTGATGTTGAAGGTCATCTGTTTATATGGGCATTCAAAGGAATTGATGAGAACCATTCTCCGATTGGACATGTTATGTTAGACAACAACTTTAGTCCTAGCTGTATAATGCATCCGGATACCTACCTAAATAAG ATTATTATTGGGAGTCAGGAAGGTTCACTTCAACTTTGGAACATCAGTGCAAAGAAAAAACTATATGAGTTCAAGGGATGGAATTCTTCTATCTGCAGTTGTGTTTCATCTCCTGCACTAGATGTTATTGCAGTTGGTTGTGCTGATGGAAACATTCATGTTCATAACATTCGTTATGATGAAGAGCTAGTCACATTTTCTCATTCAACACGAGGTGCTGTGACTGCCTTATCTTTCAGCACAG ATGGGCAGCCTCTACTAGCATCTGGAGGTTCTTCAGGTGTCATAAGCATATGGAATCTTGAAAAAAGAAGGCTTCAATCAGTAATAAGAGATGCACATGATGGTTCTGTACTTTCACTTCACTTTCTTGTGAATGAACCCGTGCTAATGAGTTCATCATCTGACAATTCCATCAAA ATGTGGATTTTTGACACAACTGATGGAGATCCTCGACTTTTACGCTTCAGAAGTGGTCATAGTGCTCCTCCACAATGCATAAG GTTTTATGCGAATGGGAGGCACATTCTATCAGCTGGTCAGGACCGTGCATTTCGCCTTTTCTCTGTAATACAG GATCAGCAAAGTAGAGAGCTTTCTCAGCGTCACATATCCAAACGAGCAAAGAAACTGAAGATGAAG GAGGAAGAGATAAAACTGAAGCCTGTCATCGCTTTTGATTGTG CTGAAATAAGAGAGCGAGATTGGTGCAATGTGGTTACATGCCATATGGATACTGCACAGGCATATGTATGGAGACTTCAAAACTTTGTTCTTGGTGAGCATATTCTGAAGCCAAGACCTGAAAACCCTACACCAGTGAAG GCTTGTGCCATCAGTGCATGTGGCAATTTTGCCATACTAGGGACAGCGGATGGTTGGGTTGAGCGGTTCAACCTCCAATCAGGAATCAGTCGAGGCAGTTACACAGACACGTCAGAAAGAGGGAGCTTTGCCCATGATGGGGAAGTGGTTGGAATTGCTTGTGATTCAACAAATACTGTAATGATAAGTGCAGGATATCATGGAGACATAAAG GTTTGGAATTTCAAGGGACGTGATGTAAAATCTAGATGGGAAGTTGGGTGCTCCGTTGTCAAGATTGTATACAATCGTTTGAATG GTCTTCTGGCTGTTGTGGCTGATGACTTAATCATCCGTTTGTTTGATGTTGTGGCATCAAGAATGGTTCGTAAATTTGAAGGTCATATggatcgtattacagatatgtgtTTTAGTGAGGATGGAAAATGGCTTTTGTCATCAAGTATGGATGGAAGTCTTCGAGTCTGGGATGTTATTTTAGCAAGACAAATAGATGCGTTGCATGTTGACGTAGCTATAACAGCATTGTCTCTGTCACCGAATATGGATGTTCTAGCGACTGCGCATGTTGACCAAAATGGGGTCTATCTTTG GGTAAACCAATCTATGTTTTCTGGAGCTTCAAAAGTCGATTCTTATGCAAGTGGAAAGGAAGTTAGGAATGTTAAGTTGCCATCTATCTCTTCAACAAAAGGTTCTCTAGAGGAGGACTCTGACGAGCCTATTGTGGACCATCCGGAATCCAAAGATGCTCCTGCTTTTACTACTCTTGACCTTCAAATTCCCGATCTTGTTACTCTCTCATTATTGCCTAAAAGCCAGTGGCAAAGCTTAATCAATTTAGACACTATAAAG GAACGGAATAAACCAATTGAACCACCAAAAAAACCGGAAAGGGCTCCTTTCTTTTTGCCTTCAATTCCCTCTTTTTCAGGAGAAATATTATTTACGGGATTAGAAAACGAGGAGGCGAAAGGTGATGACGTAGAACACACTAGAATAAAGTCTGGTCTGGCACCATCACAATTCTTGCAACATCTTCAGTCATCTGCAGAAATGAAGAATT TTTCAGCATTTACTGATTATATTAAAAGTTTGTCTCCATCGACTCTGGACATGGAGCTTCGAATGCTTCAGATTGTtgatgatgaggatgaggaagaactTGAAAGCCGCCCAGAATTACTTTCAATCGAACTGCTCCTTGATTATTTTATACATGAGACTTGGTGCAGAAACAATTTTGACTTTGTACAAGCTGTAATCAAGGTGTTTCTGAAG ATCCACGGCGAAACAATTCGGTGCCAATCAAGACTGCAGGACAAGGCAAGGGAGCTCCTAGATATTCAATGCAAAACATGGCAAAGAGTAGAAAAATTGTTTCAAAGTACTAGCTGCGTTGTCGCATTTCTTAGCAATTCACGGTTTTGA
- the LOC126608384 gene encoding 26S proteasome regulatory subunit RPN13 isoform X1, which produces MGSSSTTAVPQMQEIMLEFRAGKMVFEGKKVAPDTRKGLVRIARGDEGLVHFQWLDRSLNVVEDDQIIFPDEAVFEKVNQVSGRVYILKFTTDDRKFFFWMQEPKAEGDSQLCSSVNYYLNRPLAEFLDEEGPDGSIPLQVSEDMVDDDISSRAGILLEPNLGGEVSSDVTSSAGPVKLEDLQRILSNIEPADRAVDTDEGLSLEDIFKPELIMPLIETLPLEQGLGSYLPEGQWSPDDVLELLQSPPFRQQMDSFAYVLRTGQIDLTQFGIDPSKYKFTVLSFLEALDDSVSKTSESEESRQDRKDLRSESCNRNDPMDESK; this is translated from the exons ATGGGGTCGTCTTCAACCACGGCTGTTCCACAAATGCAG GAAATTATGCTGGAGTTTCGCGCTGGTAAGATGGTTTTTGAGGGGAAAAAGGTTGCTCCTGATACTCGTAAAGGACTTGTTCGCATAGCAAGG GGTGATGAGGGGTTGGTGCATTTTCAGTGGCTTGATCGTAGTCTAAATGTTGTGGAAGAT GATCAGATTATATTTCCTGACGAGGCAGTTTTCGAAAAg GTTAATCAAGTGTCAGGAAGGGTCTACATATTGAAGTTCACCACCGATGACAGGAAGTTTTTCTTTTGGATGCAG GAGCCTAAAGCTGAAGGTGACTCACAGTTGTGTAGCTCTGTTAATTACTACCTCAATCGACCATTag CAGAGTTCCTTGACGAAGAAGGGCCTGATGGTTCTATTCCCTTACAAGTTTCTGAAGATATGGTTGATGATGATATTTCATCAAG AGCTGGAATCTTGCTGGAACCAAACTTGGGTGGGGAAGTAAGTAGCGATGTAACTTCTTCAGCTGGCCCAGTGAAATTGGAAGATCTTCAAAGAATCTTAAGTAACATTGAGCCAGCAG ATAGGGCTGTGGATACAGATGAAG GCTTGAGTTTGGAGGATATATTCAAACCCGAGTTGATTATGCCATTGATTGAGACATTGCCACTGGAACAGGGTTTAGGTTCTTACTTACCTGAG GGTCAATGGTCTCCTGACGATGTATTGGAGTTGCTGCAGAGTCCACCTTTCCGCCAACAAATGGATTCATTTGCTTAT GTACTTCGAACAGGACAGATAGATTTGACGCAGTTTGGTATTGACCCAAGTAAAT ACAAGTTCACTGTATTGTCCTTTCTTGAGGCGCTTGATGATTCGGTTTCAAAGACGTCAGAGTCTGAGGAGTCGAGGCAAGACAGGAAGGATTTAAGATCTGAATCTTGTAACCGTAATGACCCCATGGATGAGTCCAAGTAG
- the LOC126608384 gene encoding 26S proteasome regulatory subunit RPN13 isoform X2, with protein sequence MGSSSTTAVPQMQEIMLEFRAGKMVFEGKKVAPDTRKGLVRIARGDEGLVHFQWLDRSLNVVEDDQIIFPDEAVFEKVNQVSGRVYILKFTTDDRKFFFWMQEPKAEGDSQLCSSVNYYLNRPLEFLDEEGPDGSIPLQVSEDMVDDDISSRAGILLEPNLGGEVSSDVTSSAGPVKLEDLQRILSNIEPADRAVDTDEGLSLEDIFKPELIMPLIETLPLEQGLGSYLPEGQWSPDDVLELLQSPPFRQQMDSFAYVLRTGQIDLTQFGIDPSKYKFTVLSFLEALDDSVSKTSESEESRQDRKDLRSESCNRNDPMDESK encoded by the exons ATGGGGTCGTCTTCAACCACGGCTGTTCCACAAATGCAG GAAATTATGCTGGAGTTTCGCGCTGGTAAGATGGTTTTTGAGGGGAAAAAGGTTGCTCCTGATACTCGTAAAGGACTTGTTCGCATAGCAAGG GGTGATGAGGGGTTGGTGCATTTTCAGTGGCTTGATCGTAGTCTAAATGTTGTGGAAGAT GATCAGATTATATTTCCTGACGAGGCAGTTTTCGAAAAg GTTAATCAAGTGTCAGGAAGGGTCTACATATTGAAGTTCACCACCGATGACAGGAAGTTTTTCTTTTGGATGCAG GAGCCTAAAGCTGAAGGTGACTCACAGTTGTGTAGCTCTGTTAATTACTACCTCAATCGACCATTag AGTTCCTTGACGAAGAAGGGCCTGATGGTTCTATTCCCTTACAAGTTTCTGAAGATATGGTTGATGATGATATTTCATCAAG AGCTGGAATCTTGCTGGAACCAAACTTGGGTGGGGAAGTAAGTAGCGATGTAACTTCTTCAGCTGGCCCAGTGAAATTGGAAGATCTTCAAAGAATCTTAAGTAACATTGAGCCAGCAG ATAGGGCTGTGGATACAGATGAAG GCTTGAGTTTGGAGGATATATTCAAACCCGAGTTGATTATGCCATTGATTGAGACATTGCCACTGGAACAGGGTTTAGGTTCTTACTTACCTGAG GGTCAATGGTCTCCTGACGATGTATTGGAGTTGCTGCAGAGTCCACCTTTCCGCCAACAAATGGATTCATTTGCTTAT GTACTTCGAACAGGACAGATAGATTTGACGCAGTTTGGTATTGACCCAAGTAAAT ACAAGTTCACTGTATTGTCCTTTCTTGAGGCGCTTGATGATTCGGTTTCAAAGACGTCAGAGTCTGAGGAGTCGAGGCAAGACAGGAAGGATTTAAGATCTGAATCTTGTAACCGTAATGACCCCATGGATGAGTCCAAGTAG